The region TGTGAAATGATGCTACCCCCACTATCAGCCAGTGATATCTAGGATGTATTCCTAgacaccaaatggaagaaaaagGCTTGAAACGGACTGCCTGAACTTGTTCAATGAGACACTGTGCTGTAAATTAATGCAACCCAGGGGTGCAAGGAACTTACCATCCACAGAATGGAACCGCTAGGCTGTTCTACCTGCTCGGAGCCACTCCATCGAGACTTCACTGTGGCCAGCCCAAAGTCCCCGATCTTCACAGTCCAGCCCTCATGGAGGAAGATGTCTGACACCAGAGCTCAGGAACATGGCAGCAGGTAGGTAGGTATATACATTTGGAAAAGAAAAATCACACTGATGATTTTAATACAACCTTCAAAATGACTAAATAGACTTGAAATTGATAGCATTCTACAAAAGTGATCTAGATTTAGACACAAGCTTTGGCCTCAAGTGATACTGGTGGTGGGCATCTTTCTCTGACAAACATTTGATACATTTAGTTTCATTTTGACAAATACGATAAATTGATACATTTGTTCTAATTACTCTCCATGAATGTTTGATTTGACAGAAATAATGTGTTTTAAAGGCTACTTCGCATTTAAAAAGAGGAAGACTACAAGATACTCTGGCACAGTTtgaaggtttaaaaaaaaaatctcacaCCAAGCAATATAAGCACTAAACTCATGATGCAAAGATTTCACAACTGAACACATAGACAGTCCATAAAATATTAATATCAGTGGTGAACACAGCACTGaacacagacaaaacacacaaattAATAGGGTGCTCAAAAATGCTTCTGTGGTCATTGATCATTGGCTTCTAACCAACCACATAGGCCTACACTAGAACTGACAGATCCTCACCAGACAGTGTTAAGCACACCACAAATCCAAACTCATGGCCCGTATTCATAAAGAGTCTTAGAGTAGGActgctgatctaagatcaggtcCTCCCTATCCATATAATCTACACTGATTCAAATGATAAAACGCAACatagtaaaatcttttaaattgttatgagttacagatgaaataaattcattagtccctaatctatggatttcacatgactgggaatacagatatgcatctgttggtcacaaatacattaaaatttaaaaaaataagttaggggtgtggatcagaaaaccagtcagcatctggtgtgaccaccatttgactAATGcaacatctcctttgcatagagttgatcaggctgttgattgcggcctttggaatgttgtcccattccccttcaatggctgtgcaaagttccTGGATATttgcaggaactggaacacgctgtcacacagatccagagcatcccaaacatgctcaatgtgtgacatgtcagtatgccatggaagaactgggacattttcagcttccaggaattgtatacagatccttgtgacatggggctgtgcattatcatgctgaaacatgaggtgatgacggcggatgaatggcatgacaatagGTGTCAGGATCgtatcacggtatctctgtgcattcaaatttccatcgataaaatacaattgtgttcgtaaccctaaccccaccatggggcactctattCACAACAGCAAACCGTTCGCCcacacatggtctgcagttgtgaggccggttggacgtaccggcaaattctctaaaacgatgttgtggtagagaaattaaaagtaaattatctggcaacagctctggtggacattactgcagtcagcatgccaattgcacgctccctcaaaatatGAGACCTCTGTCATTGTGACGTGTGACAAAAGCTGCACATTTTACAGTGTCCttttaattgtccccagcacagggtgcacctgtataatcagcttgatacgccacacctgttaggtggatggattatcttggcaaaggagaaatgctcactaacagggatgtaaacaaatttatggacaaaatttgagagaaataagctttttgtgcgtatgggaAATTTCTGggctcttttatttcagctcatgaaacatgggaccctttacatgttgcatttatattttttgttcagtgcaaATTCATCTTCAGAAGTAAAAGCCCAGCTCAAGAAAGGATACTGTTTGATTTCAGGTCTCGATGaattatattcttggcatgaagataactgaaaaaaataaatagaaaaaaGCCTGTTTTATTTCTAAATGTATACATAAAGTAAATACAAAAGCAGATAAGCTAAAAAAGAACATACTGCATGTTAATACTTTTCAAAAGCACCATGTGTTGTGATAAAGACAGTTGAAcaaagctcatgaggcatttaagtTATATTCTAAAAGAATCAATAgctatacagttgaaatcggaagtttgcatacactttggttagtcattaaaacttgtttttcaaccactccacaaatttcttgttaagaaactgtagttttggccagtcgtttaggacatctactttgtgcatgacacaagtacattttccaacaattgtttacagacagattatttcacttattattcactttatcacaattccagtgggtcagaagtttacaaacactaagttgactgtgccttgaaacagcttggaaaattccagaaaattatgtcatggctttagaagcttctgatagtctaattgacaccatgagtcaattggaggtgtatctgcagatgtatttcaaggcctaccttcaaacgcagtgcttctttgcttgacatcatgagaaaatcaaaagaaatcagccaagacctcagaagaaaaaaaatgtagacctccacaagtctggttcatccttgggagcaatttccaaatgcctgaaggtaccacgttcatctgtacaaacaatagtacgcaagtataaacaccatgggaccacacagcagtcataccgctcaggaaggagatgcgttctgtctcctagagatgaccgtattttggtgcgaaaagtgaaaatcaatcccagaacaacagcaaaggaccttgaagatgctggagtaaacaggtacaaatgtatctatagccacagtaaaatgagtccaatatcagcataacctgaaaggacactcagcaaggaaaaagccactgctccaaaaccgccataaaaatgtcagactacggtttgcaactgcacatggggacaaagatcatactttttggagaaatgtcctctggtctgatgaaacaagaatataactgtttggccataataaccattaTTATTTTTGCAGGAAAAAGGGGAGAGgcatgcaagccgaagaacaccatcccaaccgtgaagcacgtgggtggcagcatcatgttgtgagggtgctttgctgcaggagggattggtgcacttcacaaaatagattgcatcatgaggtaggaaaatgatgtggatatattgaagcaacatctcatgacatcagtcaggaagttaaagcttgggtcttccaaatggaaagtgaccccaagcatacttccaaagttgtggcaaaatggcttaaggagggcaaagtcaaggtattggagtgtccatcacaaagccctgacctcaatcctgtagaagatttgtggcagaactgaaaaagcgtgtgtgagcaaggaggcctacaaacctgactccgttacaccagctctgtcaggaggaatgggccaaaatttacccaacttattgtgggaagcttgtggaaggctacccgaaacgtttgacccaagtttaaattgtttaaggcaaagctaccaaatacagagtgtatgtaaacttctgacccactgggaatgtgatgaaataaataaatagttctctactattattctgacatttcacattcttaaaataaactggtgatcctaactgacctaagacagggactttttactaggattaaatgtcaggaattgtgaaaaactgagttgaaatgtatttggctaaggtgtatgtaaacttccaacttcaactgtatatcatgaatttaaaataaaaatggaTTGCCACTTTAATAAGTGTTTGAAGTGAAATAGCTTACTCCATGCCCTGTGCTGTCTGCCTGGCAACGTCGATGCGGCGCATGGTTTCAAACTTGGTCTCGGAGACATGCAGATGACGGTACAGGCTGCTGCCCTCACACCACTGTGTGATGATGGCAAAGTTAGGCTTTGTCATAAAGCCCATAAACAGCAGAATGTTGACGTGGCGTGTCTTTCTGCAAGGGGGGGGACACCAATATCAGTCACAACACACAATACTCATGTTAACTCATGGTAGGTCAGTTTCAGTCAAAACAGCTACATAAATTGCAATACAGCACCATCATCAAGTAATGTGCCTTATATCaagaccccccccccaaaaaaacatgaaTTAATTTGTCAATGTAAGAAGAGGGCAGGTACAATACTCACCTGAGGACTTGCATTTCATTTTTAAAAGCCTGCAGCTGCTCAGGTGTTGGCTCTGTCACTTTGAGGATCTTGATGGCCACATCTCCATGCCACTTTCCCTTGAAAACAGTCCCAAAGGACCCTGCACCTATCCTTTTCTGCATGGTGACTTCTCGAGAGTGGACCTCCCAGTAGTAACTTGAGTCTCTATAACCGCCACGGTGCTGAAACACACTTTTACTTAACACCATTTTCAACAACATCCATCACTAATTAACAAGGAGCACCAAGGGTTCAGTCTCAGAAAAATACCACTTTCTAAAAAAAGAAAAGATAATGACGGCATCTCCCAAAAAGACTGTAACAAATGATGCCAGAACCTTTTTCCACTCAGATGAGATCCTGATTCCATAGAAGGGTTTTAGTAGCGCCGGCAAATATAAACTTTACTTACCACTTTCTTTTTGTCGTCAGATGAAGAGGGCTTGCGCTCTTTATGCTCTGAGGGAGATTTAGGGGGTCTCCTGCCAGGGGAGTCCAGGGAGGGGGGGCTGGTGGAAGGTTTGGATGAGGGTTCAGGACCTGTAAATAACAGTATTCAAATGAGCAGATTATGAAACAAATGAGCAAGTGCAAAATAATCTCAAAGACATGAGTAAGGATAAAGAAATCAGATTTGAAATCTCACCcattgtattgttttgtatttttaacGCCTCCTAAAAAGGACAAACACATTGTCTAATATTAATGAAACATTCACAGACACATTGATGGCCACTGTGTGTGATGTATGCTATTGTAGGGGTTGAGAAAtaagcagaagacacatttccatGGTTCACTGTAACAAATAGACTAATGAATTTGTTTTGTAAACCCTGTGTTGTAGGAGTGACTGTCTCACCTCTATGATGCTGACTCCGGCAGGGCCCACAGTGCTGACCATGTGGACgttgggggtggaggtggaccgatGCCTCTGTAGGGATGGTCCATCTCCAACTGGCTGGGGAAACAGGAAGGCAGAGGTCGGGGACAGAAGTCCATGCCTACAAGACACAAAGGGGCACAACAGAACAGGTTCGGTTCATTTCTGAAGAGCTACGGTTATCCATTTGAGGGGGCACCAATACCATATGGTTTCTGTgactgcatcctaaatggcacactattccctttaaagtgcactacttctgaccagaggcctatgggataagtagtgcactacttctgaccagaggcctatgggataagtagtgcactacttctgaccagaggcctatgggataagtagtgcactacttctgaccagaggcctatgggataagtagtgcactacttctgaccagaggcctatgggataagtagtgcactacttctgaccagaggcctatgggataagtagtgcactacttctgaccagagacctatgggatAAGTAgcgcactacttctgaccagagacctatgggatAAGTAgcgcactacttctgaccagaggcctatgggataagttgtgcactatataaggCATGGCCCACAGAGCATTTTCCTAAGATCGGTGTCAACTTACTGACTTAGAATAAAAAGGTACAATTTCAAAATGTGGCATtgaatcattacatttacatttacatttaagtcatttagcagacgctcttatccagagcgacttacaaattggatcatcagtttctcttgttatgtcagtcactcaattaggCTATGTCAGCTACATTTTTTAGAATAGTTTACCCAGCCATCTAAACTTttagtaaccatggtcaaattaTTAAATTTTGTTAGTCCCTCTCACTCAGGCAATCAAAACTGTAAACATTTCTCTACACCCTAGGGCAAAATGAGTAGAAATGCATGAAATGTGTTATAAAATGTCTAAATCTTcactccgccccatggcaaaatgtgtagaattgtagaaCTCTAAAAATAATTATCCGCTGTCAAGAGGGGGGGCCGCAAAACATGTTTTGCTTGTAATATGGGGGGGACCCTCCCAACAGAATGtcacttagggcccccaaaaggctagggccagctctgactgcatgtgtgggtatgggtATGGAGACCCACAAGTCACTGCGGTCtcatgagttcagatttttttgtggcccccacccccatcaaagttacCCATCcctgatatagggaatagggtgtccttTGGGACGCATGTGACTATGGTTCAGATCCACTTACCCAGAAGAATCTGGGGTTAAGGCTATGTCGCTCTGGGATATGGAGTTGTCTGGCAACAGTATGGATATCTGAGGGTACTCATCTGTGCAGGGATTAGGTGTGAACCTGGAAAtaaggtacagtacacacacagagggtaAGCAGAGGGTAAAGAGCTGTTCCAGCCACACAATGCTAAAAGTAAAACAAATATGAAGTGATATTGGTGACATTGCACAACAAAATGCATGGAGAACATTATGGGATTTGATTATTTTAGTTTGTGACCAACTTTTTATTTAGTTCGGTCTTTTTGAAGGGCGGGGTGGGTGGGGTGGAACTACAGAAATTCAGCCGTGACAACATACTCATTTTGATTTGGCTAATGAAAAAGCAGCCTTTTGTACAAATGGTGCTCTATTTTTTGCGAGTGCTTTTGGAGCAGGTGTGTTTCTTGGGTCATCGCTATATCAACATGGTTTCTTATTAGGATATCAAGAAAGCTGGAACGTTTATTATAGGACAGTTTGGGCCTTTCAAATGCCAAGACAAAATAGCTAGCATTGCCTTTTATCTTTAGTGTTAGTAAGCCCATGGATGTGAAACAAAAAAGGCTGGACCCACAAGGAAACCCACATTGCGCGCACGCGCGCCCTCCCCCCATGTGAACCACTCTAAATTACCCCTAAATATAATGTACCCTCAATTTGTATTAAGCATGTATGTGCTCTATGTAAAaagaaaaatgttttaaaaaggcaggggggggggtgtatgtgCAATAAATGTAGTCTAATCTAGATCTTCACAATAATTAATCATGACCTGTAGGCCAAGTCGTCCCTGGGAGATAAATTCAGCAGCGTAAACAGAGGGGGACAGCTATCCTAAACAGTTTAGCCCAAAGGGATGAAATGCTCTATAGCCCCACAAGGAAGCAACCCGTGTAAATGTTACCACACTATTGACTCATACAATCTAGAACAGTATCCCCATTCCGTCTCCATGTCTTCGACCAGGGCTCTAAAGTACAACCCTTTGGATCgcaatatggggcggcagggtagcctagtgggtagagcgtttgactagtaaccgaaaggttgcaagttcaaatccccgagctgacaaggtacaaatctgtcgttctgcccctgaacaggcagttgaaaataagaatttgttcttaactgacttgccaagttttaaataaaggtaaaacatttttttttttttaaataaataaataataatatgctCCTAGATATTTTGCTGTGTGACATTACATATTATTTTGGGAGCACCAGTGAGACAAAACatgtaataaaaataaacatCCAGAGAATTGCTGTAATGGTAGGGTTCAGTGTGCAGATGTTTCCAAGTCCCCTAGAGAAAAAAGCAAGCACAGATGAATTTGTTTAATCCAAAGCCTacatgtaaataataataataaagaccGCTTCAGTGATTTGTATTTCTTGCAACTTTCTGAAGAAGTCATGCGTCTACCACTGTGCCGGCAAAACTTATTTTTCAAGGCTTCCCCAAAAAACTTggggaatgatatatcatgattTGTATCAATCGGGTAGTtttttgttttgcaaactctatTCCACATGCAGTACAGAAACACCGTCAGCCAAACACCAGTCTCTTGAGGTGCGTAATTGAAATAAAAGGGCAACTATACTTGCCAAAATATTTTATTGTGGTCTGCTGATGTGGTTTAATCATTGTTATCGAAATGTTGTTTGATATGAAAAGTGAGATTTTTAAGCATGAAAACCAGAAGGGGGAAGAAAACAAAGGGGAAATCCAAAACGTTTGTTTCTTGTGTTATGGCGAATAAATGTATTGACTGGTAAGAATTCTGAGTGGCTGGTAGTTATTTTCATATAACTGCCATAGTGGTTGGTGGACCAAAAAGTTGGTTTATGAACAGTGCCTAAAAACTATCACGAGTCGTTCCCAAACCACTCATGGGCATTCGTTTACACCTGGTTACTCTACCAGTACATCAAAACATTTGGGGGCACAAAAAGAAAGGAAAAAGGTCAGCTTCTTTAGAAGACCACTGATCATAGCAATGAATGAATGAGTGATCTCTTGCATGTCGTCACTCACAAACTTAACGTGCTTAAAGAGACAGGGTAGAATTGTCTATGTAATGCATCTCACTAGGTTGTGCTTTTACACGATATAGAAAGCTAATATAAAAATATATCTTCTGGCACTCCTAGATTTGTTGTGGGAAAACTAGTGCTACCAATGAAAAATGCTAATTTAGAACCCTGTCCTCGACAGACTCACCGTTTTGTCATAGTGTccatgtccacacacacagtgGGAACTTTGCTGCTGCAGTGCTGGTGAAACTTGTAGCCACATGTCTGACATCTGAAGCCGTTGAACAGAAACTTGTGGCAGAAGTCACAATAGGCCAACTTGAAGAAGGTTTTCCGTACCTGCAATAAAAATAATGTGAAAGTATATTTGTCAGACATTTCAGTTGAAGAGAAAGTGAGG is a window of Oncorhynchus keta strain PuntledgeMale-10-30-2019 chromosome 25, Oket_V2, whole genome shotgun sequence DNA encoding:
- the LOC118358512 gene encoding serine/threonine-protein kinase A-Raf-like isoform X1 — encoded protein: MSSNSSSCSSSGETSPEDVPRGGGTIRVYLPNKQRTVVNVRPGQTVYDSLDKALKVRGLSQDCCAVFRLLEGRKRLTDWNTDITPLVGEELLVDVLDDVPLAMHNFVRKTFFKLAYCDFCHKFLFNGFRCQTCGYKFHQHCSSKVPTVCVDMDTMTKRFTPNPCTDEYPQISILLPDNSISQSDIALTPDSSGHGLLSPTSAFLFPQPVGDGPSLQRHRSTSTPNVHMVSTVGPAGVSIIEEALKIQNNTMGPEPSSKPSTSPPSLDSPGRRPPKSPSEHKERKPSSSDDKKKVHRGGYRDSSYYWEVHSREVTMQKRIGAGSFGTVFKGKWHGDVAIKILKVTEPTPEQLQAFKNEMQVLRKTRHVNILLFMGFMTKPNFAIITQWCEGSSLYRHLHVSETKFETMRRIDVARQTAQGMDYLHAKNIIHRDLKSNNIFLHEGWTVKIGDFGLATVKSRWSGSEQVEQPSGSILWMAPEVIRMQDTNPYTFQSDVYGYGVVLFELMSGTLPYSQINNRDQILFMVGRGYLSPDLSLLSSSSPKSMKRLIIDCLKFKRDERPLFPQIMLGIEQVQDLLPKIERSASEPSLHRAVHAEELNPLLFNTTRLMPI
- the LOC118358512 gene encoding serine/threonine-protein kinase A-Raf-like isoform X2 yields the protein MSSNSSSCSSSGETSPEDVPRGGGTIRVYLPNKQRTVVNVRPGQTVYDSLDKALKVRGLSQDCCAVFRLLEGRKRLTDWNTDITPLVGEELLVDVLDDVPLAMHNFVRKTFFKLAYCDFCHKFLFNGFRCQTCGYKFHQHCSSKVPTVCVDMDTMTKRHGLLSPTSAFLFPQPVGDGPSLQRHRSTSTPNVHMVSTVGPAGVSIIEEALKIQNNTMGPEPSSKPSTSPPSLDSPGRRPPKSPSEHKERKPSSSDDKKKVHRGGYRDSSYYWEVHSREVTMQKRIGAGSFGTVFKGKWHGDVAIKILKVTEPTPEQLQAFKNEMQVLRKTRHVNILLFMGFMTKPNFAIITQWCEGSSLYRHLHVSETKFETMRRIDVARQTAQGMDYLHAKNIIHRDLKSNNIFLHEGWTVKIGDFGLATVKSRWSGSEQVEQPSGSILWMAPEVIRMQDTNPYTFQSDVYGYGVVLFELMSGTLPYSQINNRDQILFMVGRGYLSPDLSLLSSSSPKSMKRLIIDCLKFKRDERPLFPQIMLGIEQVQDLLPKIERSASEPSLHRAVHAEELNPLLFNTTRLMPI